The following is a genomic window from Miscanthus floridulus cultivar M001 chromosome 14, ASM1932011v1, whole genome shotgun sequence.
tggtggcgttgacctcccgcaccgtgagCACGacaacctcctgtcgtggctgggaaGCCACAGCAGCATCGCTGCtatcgcccatctccaaaccgtccgtcatcgccagtggttagtccggcgacggcacttgtacggctccgataccacttgttggtcctGAGATCTCCCGCACAGGTCAGCCGACAGCTCATCGTCGTTCCCGACCACACACTTCGGCTGGAGCTAGAATaagggaggaagaacagagcgcacacacacagcacaagcaccagcgttggccagagctctgctgaggagatggcaaaactgaactcgctctctttactgagttgcagtggaaaactatatatacaactatacccatctaatcctagtacacagacatgacaggctgccatgctgctacagtgactgtatgtgacagcagggctgactttggcgcccaCCCCTGTAGCAGCTACAGTGcaggcaggggagcctttcgacaCCTGCCCCTACAGCGGCTACATTGCAGCAGCAagggagccctttcggcgcctgcccctgccgcgcgtACAGAGGGAgggcagcagattactttacagtATCAATCTTTTCAAAACCAGAAATTATAGAGGTGCAGATATGAAGTATGCAGTAGAGATTGTGAAGCACTGCTAGTTAACAATTGGTGATACCAATATCCTTGAGTACAGTGGAATATATAGTAAAAATAGGTGGTCAGTGCATTCCATTTCAAAAGTAGTGCAGATAGAACATTCCTCTCCTCCAATAGTGCCGATAACATGCACATCCATATCAGTCATACCATAGGAGATGAGTCTATTGCGTTGCCCGTCATAGAAGAAGATCAAATCAGCTTCAGGATGAAATGCAACTACATGATAGTATGGCCCCCACTGCCACTTTCTTGGTCCAAAAAGACCAGCCTAGCTGATGTTGTGCTTGAAAGTCCACTCCTCGCTGCCTCTATCCTCAAGAACATAGACCGACAAAAAATCCCCTTTGTCGTCATCAAACATGGAAAGCAAGCACCCCTGAGAGTGGCCAGTGAAGCCACTGCCATGGCACTCATGGAATTGCGGGCGCACACGGTTGACCCTCCATGCCTCTCCTTTGGTGTCCACCGCTGCGACTGCACCACCTTAGACAGTGAAGTGTACGACACTATTTATATAGGTCATGTTGCTTCCGTTCGAAAAAGTATAGGTCATGTTGCTATCAAAGAAATGGCATTCACCCACGTCCCAACCACATTCACTAAGACTCCATCTTCTAGTTTCAGACGAGTAAATCTCCACGGCCTTAACTTTATAATCAGTCTCGTACTCCGTCTCCAGTCGAAGCCTAGCGCAGCAGAGCGAGTCCACTTGTTCTCTCCCATTGTATCACCATCCTGCCTAGGGGCCTCGCTCGGTTGGGGCAAAGCAAGCCAACCCACTCCCTGGTTGCAGGAACATAGAACGGATGCACAAGCAGTGGTGGAGCGCCCCAgcagagcaggaggaggagcccgttgCAAGAGTCGAGCAACTCTATCTGCCCACAGGTCGGGGGCAGGAATGAGAGAGTGGTATCGACCAGAGGTGGACCACCATTTCCTCCGCGAGGAGACAAGCCAACAAAGTGGCAGGGCGCTGGACATGCATCTGCTCTGCAGCCACGGGGGAAGACGAAGAAGCCTGACAGGGTCTGCGCGAGCTTGGCGCGGTGAGCGGGGTCGCAGATGAGGCGACGCCAGGACCGGGAGACGCACTTGAAGCGGCAGAGCGACTTGGCCGGCAGCCGCGCGAGGATCTCGACAACCAGCTCGTCCGGGAGGTGGCCACCGCTGGTGCTTCGCCCTCCGTGCCAATGAGGAGTGGTGGAATCTACAATTTTGGTTAGGGTTAGGCACCACCGAGTCTGAAATCGAACAAATCCAAGAAACCTTATAGAGAAATTCGACAAATCCAACCAGGCAAGATTGTATCTGTAGTGAAGTTTGCCTCTACTACACAACcgtgtgttttatgcagttttaaCACATGATTTTTTTAAGCATAGGAtaaagatccaacagcctccagcCTTTTTCTACCTCTGGTCTTcagtcttcttctacctctagacgCACTGCAAAACTCGCCCCTGCCGCCATCCACCACCTTGCCCCTGGGCACGGCTATGTCGGCACAAATCACAAGTGGCAAAATCCGCGACTATGTcggcacaaatcacaaatcacaataaacatttttttatatgaaaggacaaggacaaaatttAAGGAgaggctcgccggaaccctagccaccgccgccatCTTCTTTGTCTCCGACCAGGATAGATCCGTCTTCGGTCAGCACAGAtccaggaagaggaagaggaggaagatgaggaggatgagaagaagacCTACCTCGACGGATCCACTATGGCCGTGGCCGgatccgccatggccagcgaGCTCGCGCGCGGGTGGGGCTCGCGGTGGAGGTCGTCGGGGAGGAGCTCGTCGGGGGCAtcgagggggagagagagagttggGCTCGGCCGCCGGCAAGAGCTCGCCGGGCAGGCACCGCATCAGGGAGGGCGCGTCGGGGAGGCCGAGTGGGCGAGAGGACAGATAGGCGGATCCGTTCGCTTCCCTTTTAGAATCGGAGTTGGGTGTGGCCCTACACGTCAGACACACACTCAAATTCGTGTGTCTATGGTTGCTAAAACACTCGTGTGGTGTTTAGCACTTCTGCAGTGATAACTACAACGACTCTAGATGTGAGGGCACATGAGACACTGAAATTGGAACCCTAATACCGCGCCTAAAGATCAGAACAGCCGTAAGCATAGCTTACTAGGGGAAGTCGTAAACGTACCGGAACCGGATAGGCGGGTAGCTCTTCTGGAGCGTAAGAGCACGTCGTCTTCCGCCGCGGCGCCCTGATGGCTCCAGTGCGCGGCGCCGCCACCGTCGTCGGGCGCGGCCGATGTGTTGTCGTCGGGCGCCGCTCTGATCAAGAAGCGGAGAGCGGCGATGAGATGGGACACAGATTTCAACTGCCGTGTGGGGCCATCATTACATTTGGTTGCTGGGCCTCCTGTGCTGGCCCAAGATCAAAGCCATACGATGGACGTAGCCGATTGGACGAATGGCATGATACAGTCCACTACTTGGCAAGATCATAATATTTCTAAATAATTGTTCTGAtaaaaaaaaatgtagaaatatacTCCTCTCGGCAATTAAAATTGAAATAGTGAGACTTCAATTCCAACAAATATTTTTTCAAAGACAATCTGTCAACTCAATCAGCGCAATTTCCTTTTGTCGTTATTTCTCTATCTAACGAGCGCAAAGAGAAAATTAAGGCATTTATCTAACGATCGGTAGTCACTCATTCAGAATTGGGGATCCTGAATCCATCACCCTTTATTAAAGGATTGGCCCGCCAGGCAGCCCTGGGCTGGAAACAGGTCCATTCCTCATACTTGCATGTTTCCAGCGTTGATTCTTTATAGATACAAAATCATATCATGCCAGTCAATTGTTAATCCAGACCGAATAAAGCCAACAGCTGGTCAAGCACTGGGAGGCAAAATCCCCTGATAGTAGTAACCTGTAACCACTGTTTCAAGTGAAAATGCAGGCACGGATATGCTGAATTGCTGATCATCACAAGGAATGGAATTATATGTTCGCATGGATCACTGCCTCACTCATTGCAACACAAGATATTTCACTGTATAGCACAACCATACGCATCTAAATCCATTGATGTCATTTCAAATAGCCAAGAAATTTAGCCAAGCACCGCGGTTCACAGCAATAAATCTTTGCACGtcaaaatgaaataaaaaaatatatttgcATTGCCACAAATATATAGTTACAAGGTCAGTCCCACTAGATGTTCCAAATGCATTCATCATAGTAGTTACTTAGGAATTATTCAGCACTACTGCATAAAAATCAACATAGAAAGGCAGACATGAATGACAAAACTCAAGACTTGTTCACTCACAGGTAACCTGCTTTCTAAATTTATTATCCAAGATTACCAGTAACAATAAAAATCTAACTTCCAGGACAGTATAATTATTATCAGCCAAAAATATATTGCCGGCATGATTCAAAGGCACGAGGGCCTCCACCACTGCAACGCTGATCTCGAAACTGTTGTTGATATTGCCACAAAGTTTTAGAAACACATGCCTGCCTGAGGATCATAATTGATATTGCCTGATGGCTGATGCAGCAGATAATGGACCAAAACATTGTTCGTGCTTGTAAGTCAGAACAATCGTGGATAGCAGATTGGCATTTACATTTCCAACTAATAATGGCACAAATATCAAGCCAATCAATCAAGCTAGCTAGCAACAACCAATGGTTACTCCAACACGAGACTAAGATAATCAATCAAGCTAGCAACTGTTTGGGATGTCAGCTTACACGGTTTCATACCAAAGCAACATGGCCTGAACTCTAACGACAGAATTATTTGCCAATCCTACATGGTCTTCATATCTAAGCAACATGGTCTTAAGACAAAATTAGGTAGCATTTATCTACTGATTCGCACAAAGATGGATGGAGATTCAATTTAGTTCACCAGCTCCTTCTAAAGAAACCAATAACAAATATGTGCCTTGTACTGAAGGTTGTCCAGCAATCCTAGTTGACATTAGTCCAGCTAGTTGTCCCAAGAGTACTCAGAATAGTTACTAAAACAGGAATTATTCAGCACTGAATAACAAAGGGAGATAAACAAGAAAACATAAGACCCTTAACAGGTAGCCTGCTTTCTAATCCATTACATCCAGAATTACTAATAACTTCTAAGACTGTTCCTCCCCAAAAAAGTAACTTCTAAAACTTGTACCCTTCCAACATATAGTAAATATATAAGATAGGATATACTGCCAGCATGGTTCAAAGCCACGAAGGCCCCTTCTGCCATGCTGCTCAAAACGATGCTTGAAATTTCAGCCCTCTTCTCAAGAAGCTTCAGAAGCACATATACGTGCAGATAATGCATCCATCACTGATATTGCCTGATGTAGCAAGCTAATTGACCAAAGCATTTTAGAAGTTCACAAAAACTGCGGATGGCAGATGGCAAAAACACATTTCCATCTCAACAGCATCGAAAGCCTCATGAATCACCAAACAAAGCCAATCACAATAATTTAGTTTACCAGCTCCTTCTGAAGAAATCACTGCCAAATTTGAGCCTTGTATTGAAGGTTGTGAAGCATTTCTAGTTGAGACAGGATGATGGTAATGCCCCTGAGTACAACGGAACATACGGTAAAAATTTGCGAAACTCAAAATAGGGCACTTCTAGAGTACATATAACATGCACATCCCTGTGTTTCATATCATAGGACACCAGTCTTTTCTGAGACCAATCATAGAAGAAAATCAAATCGCTGTCTGGATGAAACGCAGCTGTGTCGTAGTCCCATATCCTTTGTGGCATTCTTGGTACAAATAGATCTGGCTTCTCGATGCTTTGCTTGAAGACCCACGTCCATTCCTCACTGTCAAGATCCTCAAGAACATAGATTGACATGACATCACTCGACCTGTCATTGCTGTCAACAAAAAGTAAGCGTCCCTGAGAATGACATACAGAAAAAACAGGGCAATAACCCTCATGTTGCCGGTGCCGCAATTGGGAGATCTTCCATGTCTTGCCCTCTGTGTGCACTGAGACAACTGCATTGAACCTCATGCAGAGATGCAGGAAGCCTTTGAAATAGGTCATTTGGCCTGTGAAGTGGATGTAGTCGCTCTCATCTGCCATCTCACCCTGTAACTCGATTTCACTGAGAACCCATCTGCCAGTTTGGGATGAGTATATCTCCACTGCCCGGACGAAGAAATCTAAGTGAGTCAACACCTGCACCAGCTGAAACACATAGAAATGCGGGGAGATTGATGGATCGAAGCCTAGTGCTGCTGAGCCGGTGTCCATGGTTCGACCGACAGTGGTAGAATACCCAACAAAACCCGGGACACGGCTTGGTTGGGGTAAGGCAACCCACTCCCCTGTGGCTGGATTGCACACGACGTAGAAGGGTGGTGGTGAAGGCCGTTCCCTTGAGTCCTCGCACCGCAAGAGGAGCAGCCCATTGCAAGAGTCCAGCAGCTCCATCTCCCCACAGGTGGGGGGCAGGAAGGAGAGAGCCGCATCAACGCCGGGAGGCGGAGGCAAAACCGAAGACATAGACAAGCCGACGAAGTCCCAGGTCGGACGGCTGCCGTAGGGACGGGAGAAGAAGAGGCCTGACAGCGTCTGCGCGAACCTGCGACGGTTGGCCGGATCGGAGATGAAGGCGCGCCAGGCCCGCGAGACGCACTTGCAGAGGCAGAGCGACTTGGCTGGCAACCGCGCGAGGATCTCGACGATGAGCTCGTCCGGAACCGGGAGGACAGCCGACGCTGCTGCCGCCCGGCAGCTCCCTCCCTCCATCCCGACGAGTGAGGAGCGGTGAGATCTGCGATTTATGCGG
Proteins encoded in this region:
- the LOC136505145 gene encoding F-box protein At5g07610-like encodes the protein MEGGSCRAAAASAVLPVPDELIVEILARLPAKSLCLCKCVSRAWRAFISDPANRRRFAQTLSGLFFSRPYGSRPTWDFVGLSMSSVLPPPPGVDAALSFLPPTCGEMELLDSCNGLLLLRCEDSRERPSPPPFYVVCNPATGEWVALPQPSRVPGFVGYSTTVGRTMDTGSAALGFDPSISPHFYVFQLVQVLTHLDFFVRAVEIYSSQTGRWVLSEIELQGEMADESDYIHFTGQMTYFKGFLHLCMRFNAVVSVHTEGKTWKISQLRHRQHEGYCPVFSVCHSQGRLLFVDSNDRSSDVMSIYVLEDLDSEEWTWVFKQSIEKPDLFVPRMPQRIWDYDTAAFHPDSDLIFFYDWSQKRLVSYDMKHRDVHVICTLEVPYFEFRKFLPYVPLYSGALPSSCLN